Within Salvia splendens isolate huo1 chromosome 21, SspV2, whole genome shotgun sequence, the genomic segment gcTTACTTTATTCTGTCTACTTTATTCAcgttctactttattctctctacttttttccctttcttacttttttatttatttatttaacaaattcaacatccctttcttaaactccgtgttGAAAAGTTTtacctcaactatgaagaaacggatggagtatgttTTTAGTGGACAAATTTTGAATGAgtctaattaaataaattgagaGGTCCAATTGATCGACCCAATTATAACTATCAAAACGACGTCAGTTTGGTCTACTATAAATAGGAGTGCCCACGTAGATTATTCGGCGGGTCACGTCTGCTAAATTTTGCCGGAAAAGTGTGGGTCGGATCGGATTGCAAAATTGCACAATTCAATCTCATATCATAATTTCTCATTGATGGAGTCCTTGAAGATTGTGGATGAGATCATGCTAACAACTGAAGAATGATTGAGATTTAATGACTTGAGATACTTGTTCAGCTTCTGGCTCATTGTCCTGCATGTTACAAAAACATTACATTTAAACTAAGGCTTAGgcttataaataataaatatgcaGATTTGAGATGACTTACTCGATGGTTATATAACTTATATACATTCACATCCAAACCAATTGCTATACGATCCTCTGGAGTTGTCCATACCACATTATGCACCATCCCCACCTGCTACATCAATTATCATAAGTTATTCATTAGTATATTAAACAAAGATTTCCTAGCTCAAAGTATGCATTAAGAATATAGCAATAACCTTCTGCAATGCCCTGAAAGAACTAAACCTCAACCCAGGCTTGTGAGAAACACGAAGAATTCGGCGCATAACATCCATCGCATCTTTAAGATCAGTACTACATATGCCTACCACCCCATCTGTAAATCCAACGGACCCACCCCAATAATGATGCATGATGTACAAACTAGACACGAAAATGAGCAATAACTCAAGAATAGTGTCACCATCTATACCCCATGGAAACATCTTCTTACCACAAATTCTAGATACATGGCATGGAACTGAATGTGTTTTCCTTTATCAGAAACAGTTGATTCAGGGTATACTTGACCGAGTGTGTGAAGGCCAACCTTGGATGTCCTCTATAAGAACATACAATTATAAAACTATAAATACTTCAACTactagctagataatacttttgTAATTCCTCAAATATGATGTAATAATACCCTTATCAGACTGATTGCACACACTAAGGAGGCAATTTGAAGCATAGGATTGTAGTCACAAAGAGCTTCATCAAGGAATTTCACAGCTTTGTTTAAGGATGTGTCATTTGTAATATGACGAAGCAAACGGATAGCATTTTCCCGATATGCAACACTACCGGTGTTGACGTCTTTAAGTAACGAACTAGTGACCAGAGGAACCTTattagcaaaaaaaataaaaattagccCCTAACTAGGTAGAAGAGAAACATGTAAATgtcaaaaaaaagaagaggaaaTGTGAACCTCATCTGCAATAGGGCAAAGATCCCTTGCAATTAGATGAAACATTCTTATAAAATGAACATCTTGGTAACGATACAGATTAACAGCAGATGAAAGTGTAGCTGCAGCTTCACTCTACAAAACATATCACACTAAAAGTCAAATAGTTAATATAACAAAATGGAACTAATTCAAATACCaaagttgagagagagagacctttGTGAATGTTTCACCCTGATTGAGAAGAAACAAAAGCTTTCAGTCCCAAGGCCAGCTCCAAAATCAGCCCAAAAATTCGCCCGAACTTATTCCaccattttttacttttattttaagttATTGAAGTagcaaataaagtaaaataggaAAATAATCTAAATTAAACACAATAATACAACATACTCcgtctattttttaaaaatatgaatttttgaaaCGACATGGGTTTTAacgtaaaattggtaaagtaagagagagaaaaaaaagtgtgtTAATAGAAAATatgtctcacctcattagaaagaaagaagtttcctaaaataaaaagtttctaCTTCTAAGAAACAgaccaaaaagaaaagagtttctatttttaagaaacgaAGAAAGTACTTAATATTAAGGCATGTTTGATAAATTGGTAATGCCTAGATATAGATACTTATATGACTTTCTAAGTGTCTGGTATCATAGTTAACCTATCATGTAAGCCTATGTTACCCCTCTATGGATCATCCAAGCCCGCAATTTTTTCCTCAAAATACAAGGATATGTATCTCATAAATTTGGTCGGATAGCATTTCTGCCTCATTTCTTGTCTACCGAACAACAACGAAAAAACTCTTATTTGAGTTTATCTTGCCACGAAGCTCGCATTTCTTATCTTATTTTGCAAGTCTTCTTATATCCCATATTTCTTATCAAACGAACCTAATAAAAAATGtataaaggaaaagaaattaCATAGAAACATAAAACGCACATagtagaagaaagaaaaaaaaaacatagtagaacaaagaaaaaaaaacacatagtATAATAAAGAAAAGACACATCAATTGTATCTCAATTTTGTGCGAAGCCTGGCAATCATGTTCCCCTACATTTTTTTCATACCCTCGTCTCGGGTCTCCTCGAACAGCTTCTTGGTGTGGATCAACGACTTCGTATACGATGCATCGATGATCCCCTGGatgcagtggcggacgcagaaataaattTTGGCAGGGGCTTCACTAAAAattttcatactccctccgtcccctaaaaatagaaattcttttgtttttttgtcagtcccctaaaaatagaaactttccaGTTTAGGAAAAAATTTTCTCTCATTAAGgatccattttccactaacacattttatttctattcatttcttattttaccaattttgcattaaaattcgaGCAGGTGAACATGGAACATTTATTCATGGatgaatataattttatattaacaaaaagaaaaataaaattgttgtgTTTGTTTTGCTAAAGCAATAAGTATCTaatattacataaaaaaatgcataattatctcgtaaattttaaaatttgaatataaatatatgaacttttgatttttataactTTTCTCCTAGATCTAAAATCAAAACATCGGTGGCAAATTAAAGCTTATGTGGCAATCAAAACTACACaaatatgtttatattaattaaaaatatgaatttgaatttgttaactatgacaaaagaaaaggaaaaaactgACCTGGCCTAACCCATTAAAGTGGTAAAGAAGACAAGTTGTAATTCTCGTTTGAAATTTGTGGGAgaaaaattcaatatttttttgttctaCCGTTTGGAATAAATTTAAATGGAGTGTGGCTGTATAAGGGAAaaacttttttaattttcggtAAATTACGTTGTTCAATAGAAAAATGTTTCTTGCAAATTTAGGAAACAAGttttaaagttttattattataagtAAGATCATTAAAATGTAGTTACACTTGCAAGATCGTGCCACCGTTGAACTAGGGAATAGGGattcactttttcaatattattatcataTTGTATTCATTTAAGTTTAACcgcttttatttatttctatcttcttcttcccatTATATGCGGTTGCCATGGTTCCAAGACATTTTCTCggtgattttattttttcagcCCCTCCTTCCCATTAAATCTTCTTCCCATTAAACCCCAAAGATATTAGTTAGGGAAGGGCTTAAGCTAATTTCTAAGaaagttgaaattttttatagtataaatttattataaaaaaaagtttgggaggggcttaagcccctcaccCCCTCCACTTGTGTCCGCCACTGCCTGGATGTGTGGACCTGGGGCTGCGCCGCTGCGGGTGGCTTGGTCGCCTTGGCCTTGCCCTTTCTCTGGGCAGCTTTTTGGCCCAGGGACGACATTCTGTTGGTTCTTGTGTGCCTAAACTTTCCTCCATAGGAGAGTTCAAGTCGAAGGCATCGCCCCCGCTGCTAGTATAATGGTCGCTGGCCTTGGTCCTCTTCAGGCCGCTAGCCTCATAACCTGGTGAGAAATTCGATAAATCCTTCACGAGGAGGAAGACATCGTCTTAATTAGTACTTAAACTTGGGACTCAAATTGCCATTGGAGTACTTCTTTGTGGCCTTGTTGCGGATGTCTTCCAAACTTTGGTCGTTGTCCCGCATCCTTTTGGTGTTGTGGTAGATGGCGGCCAATTTGGAGACATCCGCTTGGACCCGGCCCTAATGCTTGAAGAAGGTTGTCCGGGGTGTGCGGCTTTGCCTAGTCGGGCTTCAGTCGATCGGTGGTACTtctcattattttattcataatataTCAATTTTGAAGCCATATTTTTTATGTGCAGTAGTTAATTTTAATCTAGCATTATGTAGctgaaaattttagaattttattttgatatttatgtCGTGGTTATTGAGTGAtttgattttaaattaattggtttttattatatttttttgggaaatgaatttttttaagaaaCATTATATGATTGAAATTTCATCTTTGATACACTATTGATCGGTTACTCATCCTTAGAGGCCAGAACAATTCTTCAAGAGAGTTAGGTATGAGAGGAACATTGACGAcgattaaatactactcctatttttttacttgatcactattttttggattttaaaaatgttaCAGCATTGAAAAATAGAACAagtttatttaaaaatcatacatttatttTTCTCAATGAGAGCCCTGACAAATCGAGGTGTTTTTTGCGGATTATCAAGGGTTACTTTAACCAAGCAGGCGGAAGAGAAGCTGGACAACTATGTGGCGAATGGTTAATAGTCCGTTCCGATCAACGATGGATTTAACGACAAAGGGTATTCATTTTCGACGGAGTTCAAATTGCTTGACGGATATCAAGTTCTTCTCATGTGCCTTCTACGCTGAACTTCATGAAAGCGCTGATCCCACAATGCTAATGATGTAAAGGTGTTGCGGGAGAAGAGCATCTTGTACGGCCTGCTGGCTACCGATGAGAATGTGGTTGAAATGTTTAAAAGCGTTGATACTTCATACTTATGGATACACAAACATGGGCATTTTTCTTGACGCGAAGATGAGGATTGAGGAGCACTGCAACAACAGAGTTAGGACGTGGATGACCGACCTCATGAAGACCAATTTTCGGAGCCCATGGACTGTTATAGCTCTCGTCGCTGCCACGTTTTTGCTGTGCCTTACTTTTATACAAACTTACTTCACAATCaatccacaaaattaaatgattatgTATTGTTTTTTCTGAGGTCGCTACGTATATAATGTTAGTTATTTTGGATGCTAAACTTGTTACTACTATCTTGCTATAAGAAAATTAACTGAATTTGATGTTAATTTAATCAAGatatcaaattttgaaattcataATACTTTACAAGTttaaatgaatttaattttttttataaaatatttattttaaatgaaattaaaattttaatttaacttGAATATATAATCAAtacaaataaatacaaaattaaataaatgagaCTGATAAATTGCAAGACATGGGATGAAGAGTTGTGGACCTCAATTTAAGGGTTGAGATACAAAATTGTGTGCCCATCTAAAGAATTGCTAAGAGGCCATGAGTTTTGGACCCAATGAAAATTTGTTGAATAATCGTGTGAACAAATGCAAAATATAAGAGGTCGAATATTCATATATTGCCCAATAGTATCATGTAACCTAGGATTTCTAATGGAATATACTTCGATGGTTTTATTAGTTTTGTAAGCTTTAATTTTAAAAGATCGGATAGAACTGATACAATTATAAAATGTTAGAgattattaataaatttttaaattttcgacaCACATTTATCAAGTCAATAGTCCGGTAATCATGGGAGATCCACTTTAAACAATGcgataaaaataatatttaactCAATTATCTTATACCCGTAGTCTACGATTTAGTCCCATTCAGTGCGGTTGAAGAAACAGGAGAACTGAAAGAAAAtgtgttgaaaaagttaataaaatgtaggtcattcttttatttttaccatagaatgtgagtgtaatgagttagtagaaagtgtggttcttgaaaaataaataaatgtggaTACTTTTTCATAATATGAAATTATGAACATTATTCCATGAATGCAGGAGTATTTATGTAATattggagtatatatttttataataggtGTATATCCTTATGAACGGAGTAACAGACAGAAATGTAACGAATGACGTCCCAAAATAGGTGGGCCTTCCAATTTTTATTCTCATTGTAATTTTGGGTCAAATAGtgtgcaaaataaaaaatttagccAAAGAAgtacatttattttattatgttttgCATCATAGTAACTAAGTTTGGCTTCCAACGTAGTAACTTACATTTGAAATATTGGCGCAAAACATACTTACATAAAGAATAAAGTGAAATCAACGGCGTGGATGGATTGTGAAGTAAGTTTGAAGAAAAGTGAGGCATAGCAAAAAAGTGGCGGCGGCGAGAGCTATCACAGTCCATGGGCTTCGAAGTTTGGTGTTGATGAGGTCGGCCATCCATGTCCTACCTTTGTTGTTGCAGTGCTCCTCAATCCTCATCGTCACGGCAAGGAAAAGGTCCCGGTTCGAGAATCCATAAGTATCGATGCTTTTAAACATTTCAACCACCTCTTCATCGCTCGCCAACAAGCTGTATAGTATGCCTTTCTCCCGCAACACCTTCACATCTTCTGCGTTGTTGATCAACGTTTTCATGAAATAGACATAAGACGTTATGCCAAAGTTTGTGTCGGCCGCCTCTGGCGACATCTCAAATGCAATAAGATTGGACAAGAACACTTTTCTATTGTTGGAGATGTAGAAGAAAGGAAGGTGGAGTTGCGCGTAGAAGGCAAAGGAGAAGAACTTAACGTCGGTCAAGCAATTTGAGCTTCGTCGAAAATGAATGCCTTTTGCTTTTAGATCTGTCACCGATCTAAACTGGCTATTCCTCTCTTGCCACAGAGTTGTTGAGCTTTTCTTTCGTGCCCTTAGTTGATTACGTTTCTTGACAAGCTGCAAACAATTACTTGAATTTTCTCGGGTCTCAACGAGGCTGAGATGGGTGCGATGTGAAGCTTCTAGAAGGTGAAGAGGCTCTTCGCCTTGTCCGTTTCCCCATGGAAGGTGTGTCATCCTGTTATCCCCGAACGCGTTGTAGCTTAAGTAGTCGCACAACAATGATTGGTGAGGGTGTATTAAGGAGATGAGCCATAACGGAATTTGATTTTCCAGCATATACATATCGCGGAACATGAACAACATCCCAGACATCCCCAGACGCTggcaaattagggttttggtttcATTGACTTGCATAGAGCATACTTGCATGTAGCATATGAGGAAGCAGGCGTCGCGAAGCATCATTTCAGCCAATTCATCGTCGGTGTAGTGATTTGCTCCGTTGTAGAAGTGGCGGATTTCGTCTATCCGCCTGAGGATCTTGCTCAGGAATAGGGTTTTGTTGTTGGCGCAAACCATATCTCGTAGCTCGTCCTTGAGTGGCTCCACTAGTTGTTGTTGTGGATGGCGGCGGTGATGGTATGGGCCTAGGGGGACCACTTCTGGCTCATAAATGTGCTTCTTCCCGCGTCGCACCTGCACCGGGACTCTGTACAGCACGTGGCGCGGAGATCGGATGTAGACCGTGACATAGCAAGGAGTTTTATCATCTATGTTTGCCATACATGCACTCAAAATCTATATCTACACAATTAATGGAATCAGTTTATATAAAATTGgtgattgaaaaaaaaactagaaaacCCTACCCACCATCCTCCTAGTCTAGCCTCATTATTTGAATAATTTTGACAATATTTGACTTTTATTGGCTAACTATCTTTCCACGAATAAACCGAATTACCTCGACCCATTTGTCATTAAGCTGATCAGTCAATAATGGATCAATTAAGTCATGTTAAGAAATTGAAGAGAACATGCACATGAATCGGCCTCCTCAATAAAAGTTAAAAACGCCAActttagttttgatttttttgcatttggaTCTTATTGGGAATATGCATTACAATTTACATTATTGGATTCCTACTATGTTGCAAATATAAGTATGGACcccaaatattttttatattgatggGGTTGTCCAGAAGTATTTGAATGCTAGTAATTATTATGATAGGGGTGGACCTCAATTTTAGATAAACTAGTAAGGGTATGTTTGTTTGGCACAGATTGTACTCTTGGACAAGTAATCTGATTTtttgattattaattttaagTGTTTGGATTAAttctaattaaataaataaagtcctaatttaaatattaacttTGAAATTTCTATGTTTGGtttaattataagaaaataGAGAATGTAGTACAATTCCTAAGATTAGGGGTGCTTAAACGGTTCTCCGGTTCTAAGTTAACCGGAACTGATCGGTTCATTGAGGAACCGGATTAATCGGTCGGTTCCGGTTCTGGTTCCATGTTCTTTTAAAAAACCGGTTCCTAACCGGGAACCAGAttagaattcaattttatttgttttataatttaatatactaataaatctAACATATTAATATCGAATTGAAATGAAATAATTGGAAACATTAAGTGATTTTTAGATTTAAACCGTATTAAATTTGCGAACTTTGTTTTATGAAGAATTTAAAATGTTTAAACCGCGATGCTTAGAATCTACAATTATTTCCCCAATCTAATTTTGATGAACTAACTACCATGAGTATGacattattaatttgtttttcatctccaaatatcatttcatataatagaaatttaactttataacaAATTTGATAAATCAACACTTAATTCAACTAATTTGATAAAACCAACACTTATGTAATTGACTAATGATCCGTGACCCAAACTTCTCTCGACGAGGAACCTAGCCGTTCTTCATTTTACGGTTTCAttccaaaaacaaataaaacccaaaCCAAAAGAAGAAACTCATGCATCCaaacaattcacataacatgaaattaatcagCATACTCAGAGCCAAAAATGGCTCTGATATCAATTGGTTGGGTTTGGTGCTCCTTCCACAACGGAAGTCATGCAAgcacaaataaatcatgcataCAGATCTATTTAACTGATTATGAGATCAATTactcacatgttaaacaatcagtTGCAGGCTAGAACacatataattcacaaataaggaatcaaaaccctaattcatgaatTTCTACAGTTTAGAATTACCGAACAGATtttccaaagaatcgtcgattgcttgcgccttgtAACACCCGCaattttcgaataataaaatttttggTTATTGAATGCGATACGGtgattaaaaatgaaacttctgaaaaataaactacatccatccacgaaaaataggacacattgtgaatgacatgagttttaatgtggaattggtaaagtaagagagaagtagtgttagtggaatgtgaggttcatattattaataagagagaaacgaaaaaaaataggagagaaggaaaaaaagtaaaagagaagtagtgttggtggaatgtggggtatACAGTATTATTAAGGGAGAAggtaaaaaaagtaagagagaagttgtaaAAACTTATGTTTTTTAAATGTGATCTATTTTTCATAGAAATGACAATTGTGCTCTATTTTCatggatggaggaagtattcaATTTCTCGAGGGTGAGGAATTAAATATTTTGGGATTGCACGAATAATATCTTGGAGCGCGATGAAATGTACATCTATGTAACCGTCACTTTTATAAATCTCTATGAAGTGATTCCATTAAAATGTCAAGATCCATCTAGCTTTTGAAGGAATGGCAGACATAGATGAAGAAACTCCGGACGCCGTCGTTATCGACATCCCTAAATCTCAATTTCATAcacaatgaataaaataactgATTCAATGAAGTGTTACATGAAGAGTTCTACAAGcctacaacaaaataaaatacaagcCATGCACATCAAGATGGGGTGATGTACAGCACAGGGACGAGCCCAGCCAGTTTTCCATCCCTCCCTGGTCGTTTCTTCTTGACCTGCACAGAAGCTTCGGGGTTAACAAACTACACGAGCTGTTATAAAATCACGAATCACATTTACAAGCAGGCCAACAATGAAAATACAGTTCTGCTAATGGAGAAAAGGTTCCTAGTTAATGTTCAAAGATAACAGAAGTTGAACAATCAAGTTTTAATGGTGTAGTAAGTCATCAGTTTTAACCATAGATAGAAAAAATGTTACTACTACAGCTAGTAAAAACTAGTTTAGCTCAGTGGAAGGAAGGCACTGTTTTATGTTACTGATAGAGTCACAATATGTACGTTTATATGCTCAGACTATATGATACTTGAAATAATCTAACACAGCATATTAACGTGCAATATACTTACATAATACCAGCCATCTACTTCATCCTCAATCTCTAGATCTTCACCAGCAGTAAGGCTTAGCTGCAGATATTAGAAAGCATGAGGTTATCCACACGTGAAATTACAGCTATAACATTAAAGCAGTTGCAATGTAGATTAAGCATAACTTAGCTTCTGCAATTAGCCAGCTGAATATGTAAATGTAACTCACCTCATCGTCGCCACCAGCAGTGAAGTCATAGAGTGCTGTCCCGAACTGTGGATTCCCAGAAGATGGCCGTCCATCACTAAAACTTTGAGACCCGGACCCAGACCCTGAGCCAGCTAAGGGATTCTCAAATGACTCGAATCTTTGATGATCAGGTGATGAATAAGGTGGAGGTTCTTCTCTTATCTGAAAAGAGTTTTACATCAAACTACCCTTTCTTCTTAACAATTATAATGTGGGATAAAAAGGAAGTTCAAGTATCTAACCGGGGAACCAGGACTCTCATATTCACCATATCTACTTGCATTTGGCTTTTCCTGCTTGCAACTCAAAAGTGTTCATTAATGTATATAATCACTTTTGGATGTGTAGACAAGATATACACAAACCCCAATTTTTGCTCCGACCAACCGCTATACTCTAAGCCTTCAAACTAGAGGTTATAGGTCTTTTCCGAACAGGTCAAAAATATACATATGGATAATTGTTAAATTTCTTGAATATAAAAAAAGGTTCCATTTGTAGATTTGATAACTTATACATAAAGGTATAGTGGAGACAAAATCTAAAGAATGGTATGAGCAGAATATATTGAGAATGAGTTTTAATAATGTTGGAGATGGTCTTATGTCTGATAAAAACCACATGCTACAATATAACTTCAATGAAAGACTAAATTATCATTCAAAAAAACTTCTTTTGGCCATAATATGCTATCAGATGGAAACAAAAGA encodes:
- the LOC121785294 gene encoding UPF0481 protein At3g47200-like; amino-acid sequence: MANIDDKTPCYVTVYIRSPRHVLYRVPVQVRRGKKHIYEPEVVPLGPYHHRRHPQQQLVEPLKDELRDMVCANNKTLFLSKILRRIDEIRHFYNGANHYTDDELAEMMLRDACFLICYMQVCSMQVNETKTLICQRLGMSGMLFMFRDMYMLENQIPLWLISLIHPHQSLLCDYLSYNAFGDNRMTHLPWGNGQGEEPLHLLEASHRTHLSLVETRENSSNCLQLVKKRNQLRARKKSSTTLWQERNSQFRSVTDLKAKGIHFRRSSNCLTDVKFFSFAFYAQLHLPFFYISNNRKVFLSNLIAFEMSPEAADTNFGITSYVYFMKTLINNAEDVKVLREKGILYSLLASDEEVVEMFKSIDTYGFSNRDLFLAVTMRIEEHCNNKGRTWMADLINTKLRSPWTVIALAAATFLLCLTFLQTYFTIHPRR